The Flavobacterium piscisymbiosum genome includes a region encoding these proteins:
- a CDS encoding AMP-binding protein yields the protein MKSNNSKEETMGLYDLIKKNKKLNFIDAKTKVVKTFTDLHESLDIEDLRAVVFIYNDNQLPAIETFLNFYQKKYTVALLNTDLHEKFKQNLENEYMPAYIYDPARIEVEGYDVKQASKSISVFKRKEIRHYPIHGDIKLLMSTSGTTGSPKFVKISDHNLVQNALSIMEYMPITEHDVVPLNVPINFVYGFSIFTTNCIKANTIVCTDKDVLQKEFWSDLAHYGYSTLSGVPYFYELLHRFGFFKKDTPTLRYLTHTGGMLNKELANVISNYTYMYDKQFFAQYGQTEASGRMAFLPPKDFQTKGTSIGFPVKNGRFEIDENTRELIYYGPNVSGGYANNIFDLQHYNHTDKLYTGDLAEKDELGYYHIKGRIKRIIKLFGVRLNLDEVEVFLKNELGGQTFICISVQDKYLGVIHQDAALLRETITQVIKEKLGLHASSVKNYYFDQVPLTVNGKVDYPAINKHINENENSFTAAKTVAG from the coding sequence TTGAAATCCAATAATTCAAAAGAAGAAACTATGGGACTTTATGATTTAATTAAAAAAAATAAAAAATTAAATTTTATAGATGCAAAAACCAAAGTTGTTAAAACGTTTACCGATTTACATGAATCTTTAGATATTGAAGATTTGCGTGCCGTTGTTTTTATTTATAATGACAATCAGCTGCCGGCAATTGAAACGTTTTTGAATTTTTATCAAAAAAAGTACACAGTAGCATTGCTGAATACAGATTTACATGAAAAGTTTAAACAAAACCTGGAAAATGAATACATGCCTGCTTATATCTACGATCCCGCAAGGATTGAAGTTGAAGGTTATGATGTAAAGCAGGCGTCTAAAAGCATTTCGGTTTTTAAAAGAAAAGAAATTCGCCACTACCCCATTCATGGTGATATTAAACTTTTAATGAGTACATCAGGAACTACTGGGTCACCTAAATTTGTTAAGATTTCAGATCACAATCTGGTTCAAAACGCTTTATCTATCATGGAGTACATGCCAATAACGGAACACGATGTTGTTCCGTTAAATGTACCTATCAATTTTGTGTATGGTTTTTCGATTTTTACAACCAATTGCATCAAAGCAAATACAATTGTATGTACTGACAAAGATGTACTTCAAAAAGAATTTTGGTCAGATCTTGCTCATTATGGCTACTCTACACTGAGCGGAGTTCCTTATTTTTATGAATTACTGCATCGTTTTGGTTTCTTTAAAAAAGACACTCCTACTTTACGTTATTTGACCCACACGGGAGGAATGCTGAATAAAGAGCTGGCAAACGTTATTTCAAATTACACCTATATGTATGATAAACAGTTTTTTGCGCAATACGGACAAACCGAAGCCAGCGGCAGAATGGCTTTTTTACCACCAAAAGATTTCCAAACTAAAGGAACATCTATAGGTTTTCCTGTAAAAAACGGAAGGTTTGAAATTGATGAAAACACAAGAGAGCTTATTTATTACGGGCCAAATGTTTCAGGAGGTTATGCAAACAATATTTTTGATTTGCAGCATTACAACCATACCGATAAACTTTATACAGGTGATCTTGCAGAAAAAGATGAATTGGGTTATTATCATATTAAGGGACGCATTAAACGTATTATAAAACTATTCGGAGTTCGTTTAAACCTAGATGAAGTCGAAGTTTTTCTAAAAAATGAATTAGGAGGACAAACCTTTATCTGTATAAGTGTTCAGGATAAATATCTGGGAGTTATACATCAGGATGCCGCTTTGCTGCGTGAAACCATAACACAGGTAATAAAGGAAAAACTAGGATTGCATGCCAGTTCAGTAAAAAACTATTATTTCGATCAAGTACCGCTGACTGTTAACGGTAAAGTAGATTATCCTGCTATAAACAAGCATATCAACGAAAACGAAAATTCATTTACAGCCGCAAAAACAGTTGCAGGGTAA
- a CDS encoding acyl carrier protein, translated as MSTTQELHQVFATAFEIPVESITADLEYQGIVEWDSMSHLLLVDELEKFYNVSISMEDILEMGNIDKIKAILKKNGVEIQ; from the coding sequence ATGAGCACAACACAAGAATTACATCAGGTATTTGCGACTGCGTTTGAAATACCAGTAGAATCTATTACAGCAGATTTAGAATATCAGGGTATTGTAGAATGGGATTCTATGAGTCATTTACTTTTGGTTGATGAGCTGGAGAAATTTTATAATGTTTCAATTTCTATGGAAGATATTCTGGAAATGGGAAACATCGATAAAATAAAAGCAATATTGAAAAAAAACGGTGTTGAAATCCAATAA
- a CDS encoding MATE family efflux transporter, with translation MKVVVLRLQSYSDLFLTAVLGREKKFTSGSINRAIVLLAVPMVLELVMESVFVCASLFFVSKLGAAAVSIVGSTESVISFCYSVSIGLSIAASTLIARRVGEQNFKEASVTAGQVVNISVICGIVISLICFIWSNEILSLVGLSPEMIKQGSLYAKVMFASCGFIIIRIALNGIFRGAGYASMAMRTLWLSNILNILLCPLLIFGWGPVPAYGLLGVGIATALARFIGLSYQAFHLIKGTTIIQIGKQQLALHRETFNKVLRLAFGGMLQYLIPASSWLFMIKIVSHFGGNALAGYIIAQRVASIATTPAWGIGNAAGILTGQNLGAQQPDRAEKSVWRAGMINMCFLISVAIGWIFIADPVVRIFSDVPEVVDNSTTYIHIISIAYVLLGYTMVISRALNAAGKVMIVTLLYILMFYVIQIPLSYVFGVALGFGPKGIFAAILISELVLAFGCITIFRTGKWKLTKV, from the coding sequence ATGAAAGTAGTTGTATTGAGGCTTCAATCTTATAGTGATTTGTTTCTTACTGCGGTATTAGGCCGCGAAAAAAAGTTTACTTCAGGCAGTATCAATCGGGCCATCGTATTGCTTGCCGTTCCTATGGTTTTAGAACTTGTAATGGAATCTGTTTTTGTTTGTGCCAGTTTGTTTTTTGTGAGTAAACTTGGTGCAGCGGCAGTTTCTATTGTGGGTTCTACAGAGTCTGTTATCAGTTTTTGTTATTCGGTTTCTATAGGTTTAAGCATTGCCGCTTCGACTTTAATTGCGCGTCGCGTTGGCGAGCAGAATTTTAAAGAAGCAAGCGTTACAGCAGGACAAGTAGTAAATATAAGCGTTATTTGCGGTATTGTAATAAGCTTAATCTGTTTTATATGGAGTAATGAAATATTGAGTCTCGTAGGACTTTCTCCAGAAATGATAAAACAAGGCAGTTTGTATGCAAAAGTAATGTTTGCCAGCTGCGGTTTTATTATTATCCGTATTGCGCTAAATGGTATTTTTCGAGGTGCCGGTTATGCTTCTATGGCAATGCGCACACTTTGGCTGTCTAATATATTAAACATACTTCTGTGTCCGCTGCTTATTTTTGGGTGGGGTCCTGTTCCTGCCTACGGACTTTTAGGAGTTGGTATCGCTACCGCTCTAGCCCGTTTTATAGGACTCAGTTATCAGGCATTCCATTTAATTAAAGGAACAACCATTATTCAAATTGGTAAACAACAGCTGGCACTTCACCGCGAAACTTTTAATAAAGTATTGAGACTTGCTTTTGGAGGCATGCTGCAGTATTTAATTCCTGCATCGAGCTGGCTGTTTATGATCAAAATTGTTTCTCATTTTGGAGGCAATGCACTCGCAGGATATATAATAGCGCAACGAGTTGCTTCTATCGCCACTACTCCGGCTTGGGGTATTGGCAATGCTGCAGGAATTTTAACCGGACAAAATTTGGGCGCTCAACAGCCCGATAGAGCCGAAAAATCAGTTTGGCGGGCAGGCATGATCAATATGTGCTTTTTGATTTCGGTGGCAATAGGATGGATTTTTATAGCAGATCCCGTTGTCAGAATCTTTTCTGATGTGCCCGAAGTTGTCGATAATAGTACAACTTACATTCACATTATTTCTATTGCCTATGTATTATTAGGTTACACAATGGTTATTTCCAGAGCACTTAATGCTGCCGGAAAAGTAATGATTGTAACCCTGCTCTACATCCTTATGTTTTATGTGATACAAATACCACTTTCCTATGTCTTTGGAGTAGCATTGGGTTTTGGTCCAAAAGGCATTTTTGCAGCCATATTAATTTCAGAACTGGTACTGGCTTTTGGCTGTATTACCATATTTAGAACAGGAAAATGGAAATTAACTAAAGTTTAA
- a CDS encoding IucA/IucC family protein, translating into MNIETIPHIEVFTAAVWEKVNINLLAKSLAELMHEDVAKPEITGSEKEGITHFKLTTDLPEVHYTFSAYPRLLEYWHIEKESIQRWENGTASPAKDVLCFFMELQKIFGIDSFTLAKYTEELLNTLYADAHLYTREKLSASELTQADYQTIEHQMEGHPWVIANKGRVGFNNSDYHKYAPEANKNTDLYWLAAHKKRAAFNALETINFNDFYTDELGAELYKKFQEKLRDMKLIVEDYVFIPVHPWQLNNKILLQFHQDLANQYLVILGKSDDVYSPQQSIRTFFNLSYPSKHYVKTAISILSTGNIRGLSPKQMDIAPRVTKWVKEMLDKDPYFEEKEVVLLGEVATVSYRHPQYNSITDSPYHYREMLGALWRESAEKYRKPNENLMTMASLLYIDDNDRPFLQELINVSGLSTQRWLEQYLEVYLKPLLHIYYQHSLCVTPHGENIILVMKNGIPQRIIIKDFVDDIVLTEEAKAKLPAELKDGLIQSSNKENTPLFILIGVFDAFFRYLSDILHTHMDYDEHLFWKTVIGSIEEYQRDNPHLTDRFEKYNLFEPEFKRFYINSLKLLNNGYAEQTGFAVPKKGSKLPNPLYVIKQYEMSEFIDISNETIQHQS; encoded by the coding sequence ATGAATATAGAAACAATACCACACATAGAAGTTTTTACCGCTGCAGTTTGGGAAAAAGTAAATATCAATTTGTTAGCCAAGAGTTTAGCCGAATTAATGCACGAAGATGTTGCTAAACCAGAAATTACAGGAAGTGAAAAAGAGGGTATTACCCATTTTAAACTAACAACTGATCTTCCGGAGGTTCACTATACTTTTTCGGCTTATCCAAGACTTTTAGAATATTGGCATATTGAAAAAGAAAGCATCCAAAGATGGGAAAACGGCACAGCCTCACCTGCCAAAGATGTTCTTTGTTTTTTTATGGAATTACAAAAAATCTTTGGAATAGATTCTTTTACACTGGCAAAATATACCGAAGAACTTCTCAACACCTTATATGCAGATGCTCATTTGTATACCAGGGAAAAGCTGAGCGCCTCTGAACTTACACAAGCCGATTATCAGACTATTGAGCACCAAATGGAAGGTCATCCGTGGGTAATTGCGAATAAAGGACGCGTTGGTTTCAACAATAGTGATTATCACAAATATGCTCCCGAAGCCAATAAAAATACGGATTTATACTGGCTGGCAGCCCATAAAAAAAGAGCTGCATTTAATGCCTTGGAAACGATCAACTTTAATGATTTTTACACCGATGAATTAGGCGCTGAACTTTATAAAAAATTTCAGGAAAAACTTCGCGATATGAAACTTATCGTTGAAGATTATGTTTTTATACCCGTACATCCCTGGCAATTGAACAATAAAATTTTGCTGCAATTTCATCAGGATCTTGCTAATCAATATTTAGTTATTCTGGGCAAAAGTGACGATGTATATTCGCCTCAGCAAAGTATTCGAACTTTCTTTAATTTAAGTTATCCTTCCAAACATTATGTAAAAACGGCAATATCTATTTTGAGCACAGGAAACATCCGCGGCTTATCTCCAAAACAAATGGATATTGCGCCAAGGGTAACAAAATGGGTTAAAGAAATGCTCGATAAAGATCCTTATTTTGAGGAGAAAGAAGTCGTGTTATTAGGCGAAGTGGCTACGGTTTCTTATCGTCACCCGCAGTACAATTCCATAACCGACAGTCCATATCATTATCGTGAAATGTTAGGCGCATTATGGAGGGAAAGTGCCGAGAAATATCGCAAACCTAACGAAAACCTAATGACGATGGCGTCTTTATTATACATCGATGATAACGACCGTCCTTTTCTGCAGGAACTGATAAACGTTTCAGGGCTGAGTACGCAACGCTGGCTGGAACAATATCTGGAAGTTTACCTAAAGCCTTTGCTGCATATTTACTATCAGCATTCTTTATGTGTAACACCTCATGGCGAGAATATTATTTTAGTCATGAAAAACGGAATACCACAGCGTATTATTATTAAAGATTTTGTTGATGATATAGTCTTGACAGAAGAAGCCAAAGCAAAATTACCGGCTGAACTTAAAGACGGTCTTATCCAATCCTCTAATAAAGAAAATACACCTTTGTTTATTTTGATAGGCGTTTTTGATGCATTTTTCAGATATCTGTCTGATATTTTACATACTCATATGGATTATGATGAACATCTTTTTTGGAAAACCGTAATAGGTTCAATTGAGGAATACCAACGGGATAATCCGCATTTAACAGACCGCTTTGAAAAATACAATCTTTTTGAGCCGGAGTTTAAACGTTTTTATATCAACAGTTTAAAACTGCTTAATAACGGATATGCAGAACAGACCGGTTTTGCCGTACCCAAAAAAGGAAGCAAACTTCCTAATCCACTCTATGTCATTAAGCAATATGAAATGAGCGAGTTTATAGACATTAGTAATGAAACAATACAACACCAATCATGA